In Bacillus pumilus, the sequence TTATCATCTGATGATGAGCTTGTGTTCCACACCGACCATCCCATATAAAGTAAAAAACAAAATCCAATGATATAAAGACCGATTTGCAGCATAGGAATGGTTAACACCACTACCGAAACACCGATGACCGCTAGAGTAATCAAAAGTGTATCACAAAGAGCCGCTGTGATGACAACAGGCAGCACGCGATACAATCGAGGCTGAAGCGCTCCTTGTTGAAATACAAATACATTTTGAGCTCCCAAAGGTAATATAAGACCAAAAGCAAGCACAATTCCATGAATGATAGCAATGGACATCTTCAAACATTCTCCTTTTTCCAGTAATTCCTACACATTTTAACATAGAACAATATGAAAGCTTTCTACGAATTTGATTTACCCTACAAAAAAAGCGCTGGATGCTTTTCATCCAAACGCTTCTAGTTTCATCAATCATTATGCTTTTCGTGCTAGCTCTCTTTCTCTCAGCTCTACACGACGAATTTTCGCTGACGGTGTTTTTGGCAGTTCATCAATGAATTCGATTTCTCTTGGGTATTTGTAAGGTGCTGTTGTATTTTTCACATGTGTTTGCAGCTCTTTGATGAGCTCATCACTTTGTGCAGATGCATCACGCAGGACGACATATGCCTTCACAATGGATCCTCTGATTTCATCTGGACTAGCCACAACCGCACATTCTTTGACTGCTGGGTGTTTGATCAGTGCATCTTCTACTTCAAACGGCCCAATGGTATAGCCTGAGCTGACGATGATATCATCTCTGCGGCTTTCAAACCAGAAGTACCCATCTTCATCTTTTTTCGCACGGTCACCGGTAATAAAGTAATTTCCGCGGCGCTGCGCTTTTGTACGCTCTTCATCTTTGTAGTATTCCTTAAATAGCGCCGGCGTTTCGAGATGGACCGCAATGTCACCAACTTCTCCAGGAGCGCATACGCTACCGTCCTCATCAATGATCTCGACTTCGTTGCCAGGTGTTGGTTTTCCCATACTGCCTGGCTTGATGTCCATTCCTTTTAGCACCCCTACGAGCAGTGTGCTTTCTGTTTGGCCATAGCCATCTCGTACTTCTATATCGAAATGGTTTTTGAATGTATCAATGACTTCACGGTTCAGCGGCTCTCCCGCAGAAACGGCACTATGAAGCTTTGGCAGCTCGTACTGACTCAAGTCATCTACTTTCGCCATAAAACGATATTCTGTTGGCGTACAGCATAGGACATTGATTTCATTTTTTTGAAGCAGCTCTAAGTACGTATTTGGATTGAATTTCCCTCCGTATACAAAGCCTTCTGCTCCACTTCCTAACACTGATAAGAGCGGGCTCCACACCCATTTTTGCCAGCCTGGTCCTGCTGTCGCCCATACTTTATCTCCCTCATTAATAGAGAGCCATGCTTTGGCAGCTGTGCGTAAATGTGCATACGCCCAGCCGTGTGTATGAACAACCCCTTTTGGATGACCTGTCGTACCAGATGTATAGGATAAGAACGCCATGTCTATACGTGTTGTTGGAGCCATTTGCAGCTCACTTGATTGTTGATCCTTTTGCGCTAGAATATTTGTCCAGCCATGACCGTTTTCACCGATTGAGAATGTTTTAAAATCGTTTGGCTGATTGGTTCCGTCGAACGATTGAATGAATGAAGAGTAAACAATCGCTCCCTTTGCTTCTGCATGTTCAATTCGGTAATCTAAATCCTTCGCACGAAGCATTTCTGAACAAGGAATGACGACCATTCCTGTTTTCAAGATTGCTAAATAAATGCTGTATGCCTCTAGCATGCGCGGCACCATCACAATGATTTTATCGCCTTTTTTAAAGCCTGCATTTAATAATACATGACCAATTTTATTTGCTTCTTCCACTAAAGCTGCATACGTCACATGCGCTTCGTGGCCATTTCCATCCTGCCAGTGCAGGGCCATTTTCTCCTTGTCATGACTGAACGCTTCAATCTCACTGACTAAGTTATATTGTTCTGGTGCAATTAAGTCTTCTCTTTTCATGGTACAGCTCCTTTTAGCCTCTTTCTATGAAACGAAACATGTTTCAATTTACCTATTCTAACACTCATAACTGAAAAATGCTTGAATTAGGACCTACTCCTAGTATTATGCCATAATTTTTTCATTTCGTCTTCTTTTTTAAAAATATTCTAACAATTTATATGTACAAAAAAAAAGAGCGGGAATGATCCCGCTCATAAGCCATAGCTTTTCAATTGTGTGTCTTAGAAAGATCCGCCACCCATATGTTGTTGAGCGTAAGATACAAGACGCTTAGTGATTTCTCCACCAACTGATCCGTTAGCGCGAGCTGTTGTTTCTGGTCCAAGGTTTACACCAAATTCTGAAGCGATTTCATACTTCATTTGGTCGATCGCTTGTGCAGCGCCTGGAACGACTAATTGATTAGAACTGCTTTGTCTGTTTTGTTGAGCCATGTGTTCTCACCTCCTTGTGAATATAGATTGTGTAGAAACACATGACTTCATGCGATTGATTTTATGGTAATTATTATGAAATTTTTGTTTTAGAATAAATCAGCGAATTCGTCTGCCGCTTTCTTTTCATTTGTGACAATGATGGTTTCGATTTGCTCAACTGCCTCGTCAAGCATTGGCTCGAAATCAGCAAAGCTTTCGTAGCGTTCTACTTTTTCAAGCTTTGGTTTTGTTTTAGGCGACGGCGGCGTAAAGATTGTACAGCAATCCTCAAAAGGCTGAATGCTTGTATCATATGTGCCAATTCGTCTCGCTTCATCAATAATGTCATTTTTATCAACAGCAATCAGTGGGCGAATGATTGGCGTATTTGTGACATGATTAATGGCATACATGCTTTCAAGTGTCTGGCTTGCGACTTGGCCAAGGCTTTCACCGGTTATAATCGCAAGTGCATCACGCTTCGCTCTTATTTTATCTGCTATTTTCAGCATCATTCTTCTCGTTGATGTCATTGTATAGTTTTCAGGTACTTGTTTGTGAATCAACTCTTGGATTTTGGTGAAAGGAACAATGTGAAGCTTCACTTCGCCTCCATATGCCGCTAAACATTCTGCAAGATCAATAACCTTTTGCTTGGCACGTTCACTTGTATACGGGGGACTAAAGAAATGAACGGCTTCAATTTGAATCCCGCGTTTCATAGCCTGATAGCCGGCAACTGGGCTGTCAAAGCCGCCTGAAAGCATAAGCATCGCTCTTCCGCTTGAACCGACTGGCAAGCCGCCTGCACCCTTTACATCTTTAAATGTAATGTACGTCGCATGTTCTCTGATTTCAATTCGCAAATGAACATCTGGCTGTTTCACATTAACCGTTAAGCTTTCTGTATTCTTAAGAACATGTCCGCCAATTTCGCGGTTCATCTCATTTGAATCAAGCTCAAATTGTTTGTATGAGCGCTTCGTTGAGACTTTAAATGTATTCCCATTTTCGTACACTTCCTGCACTGCCGTTAGCGCCGCTTCTTTGATTGCGTCCAGATTCGTCTCACATTTTACCGCCAGACTAAAGCTCTGAATCCCAAATACACTTTTGAGGTGTTCTGAAATCGGTTCAGGGTCTTCTCCGTTCAGCATGATGGTGATGCGGTCTCTGTCAGATGCGTACTTTAATGCTTCAAAATCTTTCAATACGAACCGAATATGCTGTCTCAGTTTTTCAATAAATTTCTTTCTATTTTTCCCTTTTGTTGAGATCTCACCAAAACGGACTAAAATGTGATCATATTTCATGCTGTTATCTCATTCCTTTTAGTTTTTTTACACTTTGTGCGATAGATGTGATGATACGCTGCGTAAGCTCTGGTCCTTGTCCATACGTCAAACTGATTCTCATACTGCTTTTGGCCACTTCTTCTGCTTTCCCCATAGCTAGCAGCACACGGCTTGGCTCTTTTTTCTTGGCTGAACAGGCAGATGTTGTGGATACGTAAATGCCTTCTTTTTCCAGCATATGGAGCAGGACTTCGATTTGAATACCTGGCACTGAAAAATTCACAATGTGCGGCGCACTTTGCGTCAGCGGTGTGTTGATGACAACACCTTCTATTTCTCTAAGCTGCTTTTGCAGCTGAATTTTCAGCGCCAGCATCTCATCATGATGCTTTTCAACATGTTC encodes:
- a CDS encoding alpha/beta-type small acid-soluble spore protein is translated as MAQQNRQSSSNQLVVPGAAQAIDQMKYEIASEFGVNLGPETTARANGSVGGEITKRLVSYAQQHMGGGSF
- the mbcS gene encoding acyl-CoA synthetase MbcS; the encoded protein is MKREDLIAPEQYNLVSEIEAFSHDKEKMALHWQDGNGHEAHVTYAALVEEANKIGHVLLNAGFKKGDKIIVMVPRMLEAYSIYLAILKTGMVVIPCSEMLRAKDLDYRIEHAEAKGAIVYSSFIQSFDGTNQPNDFKTFSIGENGHGWTNILAQKDQQSSELQMAPTTRIDMAFLSYTSGTTGHPKGVVHTHGWAYAHLRTAAKAWLSINEGDKVWATAGPGWQKWVWSPLLSVLGSGAEGFVYGGKFNPNTYLELLQKNEINVLCCTPTEYRFMAKVDDLSQYELPKLHSAVSAGEPLNREVIDTFKNHFDIEVRDGYGQTESTLLVGVLKGMDIKPGSMGKPTPGNEVEIIDEDGSVCAPGEVGDIAVHLETPALFKEYYKDEERTKAQRRGNYFITGDRAKKDEDGYFWFESRRDDIIVSSGYTIGPFEVEDALIKHPAVKECAVVASPDEIRGSIVKAYVVLRDASAQSDELIKELQTHVKNTTAPYKYPREIEFIDELPKTPSAKIRRVELRERELARKA
- the thiI gene encoding tRNA uracil 4-sulfurtransferase ThiI; the encoded protein is MKYDHILVRFGEISTKGKNRKKFIEKLRQHIRFVLKDFEALKYASDRDRITIMLNGEDPEPISEHLKSVFGIQSFSLAVKCETNLDAIKEAALTAVQEVYENGNTFKVSTKRSYKQFELDSNEMNREIGGHVLKNTESLTVNVKQPDVHLRIEIREHATYITFKDVKGAGGLPVGSSGRAMLMLSGGFDSPVAGYQAMKRGIQIEAVHFFSPPYTSERAKQKVIDLAECLAAYGGEVKLHIVPFTKIQELIHKQVPENYTMTSTRRMMLKIADKIRAKRDALAIITGESLGQVASQTLESMYAINHVTNTPIIRPLIAVDKNDIIDEARRIGTYDTSIQPFEDCCTIFTPPSPKTKPKLEKVERYESFADFEPMLDEAVEQIETIIVTNEKKAADEFADLF